In the Pseudonocardia sediminis genome, GCATCGTGTCGCCTATCACACGGTTTGTCGACGTGGAGCGCGACAGCAACCGTTGTCCGTGGCGACAACGACCACGGGACGCGGCCGCGTGCGGTGCGCGCGGGCACCCGGGAGAGGATAGGACCGACGAGGGGAGCACGCTCGATGCCCGAGGCGGCGAAGCGCCCGACGCGCGGCGACGGCACGTCCACGGGCCCGGTCCTGGGCCGTGGCCTGCAGATCCTCGGCGCCTTCGACGCCTCCCGCCCGGCGATGACGCTCAGCGAGATCGCCCGGCACACCGGGATCCCGGTCTCCACGGTGCACCGGCTGCTCGGCGCGCTGATGGAGTGGGGCGCCCTCGAACGCGCCGACGACGGGAGCTACCGGATCGGGTTGCGCCTCTGGGAGATCGGCTCCCTGGCCCCGCGCAGCCAGGCACTGCGGGACCGTGCGCTGCCGTTCCTGGAGGACCTGTGCCAGGTCAGCCGGGAGAACGTGCAGCTGGCCGTCCGGGAGGGCGCCGAGCTGGTGTTCGTCGAGCGGATCGCCGGGACCGGCGCGGTCCCGGTGCTGACCCGGGTCGGCGGCCGGTTCGCCCTGACCAGCACCGGCGTCGGGCTGGTCCTGCTCGCCCACGCGCCGCCGGAGGTACAGGAGGAGGTGCTGGCCGGTCCGGTCGAGGCACTGACCCCGTTCACCGTCACCGACCCCGTCCGGCTGCGGGCGATGCTCGCCGACACCCGTACGCGGGGCTTCGCGGTCAGCGACCGCCAGGTCACCGACGACGCGTTGTCGGTGGCCGCCCCCGTGCACGACCGCGCCGGTGCCGTCGTCGCGGCGGTGTCGCTGGTCGTGCACGCCGGGTCGGTCCCGTCCCAGCAGCTCGCCACCCCCGTCCGGACGACGGCGCGCGCCATCTCCCGCGCGCTGGGAGCTCCGTGACCACGGGCTCCCCCGGCACCGTCCGCCCCGCTCTCGCCCTGCTGGTGGCCGGCGCGTTCTTCATGGAGATCATGGACGCGACGGTGATCGCCCCGGCCGCACCGGCGATCGCGGCGGACCTGGGTGTGGCACCGGTGTCGGTCGACGTCGCGGTGACCGCCTACCTGCTCACCGTCGCGGTGGCGAGGGCGGCGTAGCGGCCGGCGTTCGCCACCAGGGTGTCGTGGGTCCCGGTCTCGGCGATCCGGCCGTGGTCGACGACCGCGATCGCGTCCGCGTCGCGGATCGTGGACAGCCGGTGCGCGATGGTGATCGTCGTGCGGCCGCGCGACAGAGCGTCGAACGCGTGCTGTACGGCGCGCTCGGTCTCGGTGTCCAGGGCGCTGGTGGCCTCGTCGAGGACCAGCACCCTCGGGT is a window encoding:
- a CDS encoding IclR family transcriptional regulator, with product MPEAAKRPTRGDGTSTGPVLGRGLQILGAFDASRPAMTLSEIARHTGIPVSTVHRLLGALMEWGALERADDGSYRIGLRLWEIGSLAPRSQALRDRALPFLEDLCQVSRENVQLAVREGAELVFVERIAGTGAVPVLTRVGGRFALTSTGVGLVLLAHAPPEVQEEVLAGPVEALTPFTVTDPVRLRAMLADTRTRGFAVSDRQVTDDALSVAAPVHDRAGAVVAAVSLVVHAGSVPSQQLATPVRTTARAISRALGAP